Proteins from a genomic interval of Stenotrophomonas sp. 24(2023):
- a CDS encoding TonB-dependent siderophore receptor produces MSLIAFPSRAPARTLLSAALLLALPLAAHAQAPADAGDATTLDAVRVNAYRTTTHTSGATKTDTPVAEMSRSVSVIAREELDARGVQNLNEAMRYVAGVSLESTGIDNRVDDFRIRGFDAGSWSNNVTLDGMRAPQGGQWNRTMVDSWNLDRVEVLKGPAAVMYGQVAPGGMVNQVSKTPTPDQQQVLRVGIDGNGQYNSAFDVGAASADQRHLGRLVGLYRDGDTQIDHTQQKHGFLAPSYTFQMAEHTRLTLLGLYQRDDGGSTYQFLPQAGTLQPTRYGYMKNTTFIGEPGWNTYDRTVWTAGWLFEHAFNAHWTLSQSARRTHVDSTFRTVVTNGGLNPDGRTQKRRATWGEGDSRGDTVDTRVTGKFSTGAAEHTLLLGVDWQKADWTAARGTMGTPNDQPTAIDIFNPVYSGYIPATTSIGYSGGINRQTGVYVQDQIALGAWRFTAGGRYDWTDDDTWAQNYTVATGVYAPRVPSRIKNEAFTGNAGVLFVTDSGFTPYLSYAESFQPASSTILQSFTRTPFDPVTGKQWEAGVKYQPARIDGLVTLSAYDLRQQNILVDDPDIGHMNCGSTGNARCQIQGGEGRVRGVELEGRITPLAGFSVIGAASWMDSEVTRSTSGYTGKQLAMVPDWTAALWGDYTFQAGALEGLSLAAGVRYNGQSYGDSANAFHIPSYTLWDAAIRYDLGAIGGVGTLLSINASNLADKRFVSTCTGVSSCYYGTGRTVTATARFSW; encoded by the coding sequence ATGTCCCTGATCGCCTTCCCCTCCCGCGCCCCCGCGCGCACGCTGCTGTCCGCCGCCCTGCTGCTGGCCCTGCCATTGGCCGCACACGCGCAGGCCCCGGCCGATGCCGGTGACGCCACCACCCTGGATGCGGTGCGGGTCAATGCCTACCGCACCACCACCCATACCTCCGGTGCGACCAAGACCGATACGCCGGTGGCCGAGATGTCCCGGTCGGTGTCGGTCATCGCCCGCGAGGAACTGGATGCACGCGGCGTGCAGAACCTCAACGAGGCCATGCGCTATGTCGCGGGCGTATCGCTGGAAAGCACCGGCATCGACAACCGCGTGGATGACTTCCGCATCCGCGGCTTCGATGCCGGCAGCTGGAGCAACAACGTCACCCTCGATGGCATGCGCGCGCCGCAGGGCGGGCAGTGGAACCGCACCATGGTCGACAGCTGGAACCTGGACCGCGTGGAGGTGCTCAAGGGCCCGGCAGCGGTGATGTATGGCCAGGTGGCGCCCGGTGGCATGGTCAACCAGGTCAGCAAGACCCCCACCCCGGACCAGCAGCAGGTGCTGCGCGTGGGCATCGATGGCAACGGCCAGTACAACAGCGCGTTCGACGTGGGGGCGGCCTCGGCCGACCAGCGCCACCTCGGCCGCCTGGTGGGCCTGTACCGCGATGGCGATACCCAGATCGACCACACGCAGCAGAAGCACGGGTTCCTGGCACCGAGCTACACCTTCCAGATGGCCGAGCACACCCGCCTGACCCTGCTGGGGCTGTACCAGCGCGATGACGGCGGTTCGACCTACCAGTTCCTACCGCAGGCAGGCACCCTGCAGCCGACCCGCTACGGCTACATGAAGAACACCACGTTCATCGGCGAACCGGGCTGGAACACCTACGACCGCACGGTATGGACCGCCGGCTGGCTGTTCGAGCACGCTTTCAACGCGCACTGGACGCTGAGCCAGAGCGCGCGCCGCACGCATGTGGATTCGACCTTCCGGACCGTGGTCACCAATGGTGGGCTGAACCCGGATGGGCGCACGCAGAAGCGCCGCGCCACCTGGGGCGAGGGCGATTCGCGCGGGGACACGGTGGATACCCGCGTGACCGGAAAATTCAGCACCGGCGCGGCCGAGCACACCCTGCTGCTGGGCGTGGACTGGCAGAAGGCCGATTGGACCGCCGCACGCGGCACGATGGGCACGCCGAACGACCAGCCCACGGCGATCGACATCTTCAACCCGGTGTACAGCGGCTACATTCCGGCCACCACCTCGATCGGCTACTCCGGTGGCATCAACCGCCAGACCGGCGTGTACGTGCAGGACCAGATCGCGCTGGGCGCGTGGCGCTTCACCGCCGGTGGCCGCTACGACTGGACCGATGATGACACCTGGGCACAGAACTACACCGTGGCCACCGGGGTCTACGCGCCACGCGTACCCAGCCGCATCAAGAACGAAGCGTTCACCGGCAATGCCGGCGTGCTGTTCGTCACCGACAGTGGCTTCACCCCGTACCTGAGCTACGCCGAATCCTTCCAGCCGGCCAGCAGCACTATCCTCCAGTCGTTCACGCGCACCCCCTTCGATCCGGTCACCGGCAAGCAGTGGGAGGCCGGCGTGAAGTACCAGCCGGCGCGCATCGATGGCCTGGTCACGCTGTCGGCCTACGACCTGCGCCAGCAGAACATCCTCGTCGACGACCCGGACATCGGCCACATGAACTGTGGCAGCACGGGCAACGCCCGGTGCCAGATACAGGGGGGCGAAGGCCGGGTGCGTGGTGTGGAACTGGAAGGGCGGATCACCCCGCTGGCCGGCTTCAGCGTGATCGGTGCGGCCTCGTGGATGGATTCGGAGGTCACCCGCAGCACCAGCGGCTACACCGGCAAGCAGCTGGCCATGGTGCCGGACTGGACCGCGGCGCTGTGGGGCGACTACACCTTCCAGGCCGGCGCGCTGGAGGGGCTGAGCCTGGCGGCGGGCGTGCGCTACAACGGCCAGAGCTATGGCGACAGCGCCAACGCGTTCCACATTCCGTCCTACACCCTGTGGGATGCGGCCATCCGCTACGACCTGGGCGCCATCGGTGGCGTGGGCACGCTGCTGTCCATCAACGCCAGCAACCTGGCCGACAAGCGCTTCGTGTCCACCTGCACCGGGGTGTCCTCGTGCTACTACGGCACCGGCCGCACGGTGACCGCCACCGCACGTTTCAGCTGGTGA
- a CDS encoding FecR domain-containing protein, whose product MNTPRDRPGTRERHDATATDGMPTPAVAATPIDRHRDALRQLFPMPDAQALRPARRTPALAGTAAGCLLALVGLYAWDPGLPASDIQTAPGERRALVLADGSRLTVDGGSHVRVQRHLFSRRVALLEGRARFAVVSSHWRRFQVDAGPVQVRNYGTVFDVSRRGARSEVMLWRGSVGVRVPAQGDEQRLQPGQQVSAGPDGVGRPMPITAGQQDWPQGRLQFSATPLVQVLAELQRYHAGRIVLDDPTLGTLAVSGVFDSDRSATALALLPDILPVVVQAGDDGSVHIQRRPP is encoded by the coding sequence ATGAACACGCCACGCGACAGGCCCGGCACCCGCGAGCGCCACGACGCAACGGCCACCGACGGCATGCCCACGCCAGCGGTCGCAGCAACACCGATCGACCGCCACCGCGATGCGCTCCGGCAGCTGTTCCCGATGCCGGACGCGCAGGCCCTGCGCCCGGCACGGCGCACGCCCGCGCTTGCCGGCACCGCCGCAGGCTGCCTGCTGGCACTGGTCGGGCTGTATGCATGGGACCCCGGCCTGCCCGCCAGCGACATCCAGACCGCGCCCGGCGAGCGGCGCGCCCTGGTGCTGGCCGATGGCAGCCGCCTCACCGTTGATGGCGGCAGCCACGTGCGCGTGCAGCGCCATCTGTTCAGCCGCCGCGTCGCGCTGCTTGAGGGGCGGGCACGCTTCGCGGTGGTGTCCTCGCACTGGCGCCGGTTCCAGGTCGATGCCGGCCCGGTGCAGGTACGCAACTACGGCACGGTGTTCGATGTCAGCCGCCGCGGTGCGCGCAGCGAGGTGATGCTGTGGCGGGGCAGCGTCGGGGTGCGCGTACCGGCACAGGGTGATGAGCAGCGGCTGCAGCCCGGGCAACAGGTCAGTGCCGGCCCGGACGGGGTCGGCCGGCCGATGCCGATCACCGCTGGCCAGCAGGACTGGCCACAGGGCCGCCTGCAGTTCAGCGCCACGCCGCTGGTGCAGGTGCTGGCCGAACTGCAGCGCTACCACGCCGGCCGCATCGTACTGGACGACCCCACGCTCGGCACGCTGGCGGTCTCCGGCGTGTTCGACAGCGATCGCAGCGCCACCGCCCTGGCGCTGCTGCCGGACATCCTGCCGGTGGTCGTGCAGGCCGGTGACGATGGCAGCGTGCACATCCAGCGGCGGCCGCCATGA
- a CDS encoding RNA polymerase sigma factor: MTSPPPSSPPAPSLVASLVRHYDELVAYVRRRFGAPGMAREVVHDVCVRLLEAPARTDAQQPIALLRRIAHDAAVDRCRAEDLRRHWVEARQQLPDAPCPQPAMEQRLDGEQELARLVATIEAMPRRRRQVFILHKIHEVPQAQVAQRMGIGLKAVERHLRLAMASCRAGRLA, encoded by the coding sequence ATGACATCACCGCCTCCCTCATCCCCACCGGCCCCGTCGCTGGTTGCTTCGCTGGTGCGCCATTACGACGAACTGGTGGCCTACGTGCGCCGTCGCTTCGGTGCCCCGGGCATGGCCCGCGAGGTGGTGCACGATGTCTGCGTACGGCTGCTGGAAGCCCCCGCACGCACCGATGCGCAGCAGCCGATCGCGCTGCTGCGACGCATCGCCCACGATGCCGCGGTGGACCGCTGCCGTGCCGAAGACCTGCGCCGACACTGGGTGGAAGCACGGCAGCAGCTGCCCGATGCGCCCTGCCCGCAACCGGCGATGGAACAGCGCCTGGATGGCGAACAGGAACTGGCGCGGCTGGTCGCGACCATCGAGGCGATGCCACGCCGTCGCCGCCAGGTGTTCATCCTGCACAAGATCCACGAGGTACCGCAGGCGCAGGTCGCGCAGCGCATGGGCATCGGTTTGAAGGCCGTGGAACGGCACCTGCGCCTGGCCATGGCCAGCTGCCGCGCAGGGCGGCTGGCATGA